A genomic stretch from Vibrio neptunius includes:
- the tldD gene encoding metalloprotease TldD — translation MTINQVEDALLNSAGLTEKDIAKTLASIASRQIDYADIYFQSSWHESLVLEDSIIKDGSFNIDCGVGVRAVAGEKTGFAYSDQIHLEGLKQSAMAARGIAQQGQNIQIQAFKRSDNQQVYAAENPLESWQKEQKTQLLKELDAYIRTKEPLITEVSVSLSGVHEQMLVAATDGTYAGDIRPLVRLSISVLAQRGERRERGSAGGGGRFGYDFFLTEEQGIKVAYHYADEAIRMALVNLEAEAAPAGAMPVVLGSGWPGVLLHEAVGHGLEGDFNRKESSVFSGKVGEKVTSELCTIVDDGTLKDLRGSLNIDDEGVVGQYNTLIENGVLKGYMQDKHNAHLMGVAPTGNGRRESYAHLPMPRMTNTYMLPGQHSPEEIISTVKKGLYAPNFGGGQVDITSGKFVFSASEAYLIENGKITRPVKGATLIGSGIEAMQQVSMVGNDLSIDRGVGVCGKAGQSVPVGVGQPTLKLDSLTVGGTD, via the coding sequence ATGACAATAAACCAAGTAGAAGACGCATTGCTAAACTCGGCAGGTCTAACCGAGAAGGACATTGCAAAGACTTTAGCCAGCATTGCTAGCCGTCAGATTGACTATGCTGATATCTATTTTCAGTCGAGCTGGCATGAATCACTGGTTCTGGAAGACAGTATTATCAAAGATGGTTCGTTTAACATTGACTGTGGTGTCGGTGTACGAGCGGTCGCGGGTGAGAAAACCGGTTTTGCTTACTCAGATCAAATCCACCTTGAAGGTTTGAAACAAAGTGCCATGGCCGCTCGTGGTATTGCACAACAAGGTCAAAATATTCAAATTCAGGCGTTCAAGCGTAGTGATAATCAACAAGTTTACGCTGCTGAGAATCCACTTGAAAGCTGGCAAAAAGAGCAAAAAACGCAATTGCTAAAAGAGCTGGATGCCTACATCCGTACCAAGGAGCCTTTGATTACAGAGGTGTCTGTAAGCCTGAGTGGTGTACATGAGCAAATGCTGGTTGCTGCAACAGATGGTACCTATGCTGGAGATATTCGCCCTTTAGTGCGTTTGTCTATCAGTGTACTGGCTCAGCGTGGTGAACGCCGTGAGCGAGGCAGTGCGGGTGGTGGTGGACGATTTGGTTATGACTTCTTTTTGACGGAAGAGCAGGGTATAAAAGTAGCCTATCACTACGCTGATGAAGCGATTCGTATGGCGCTAGTTAACCTTGAAGCTGAAGCTGCACCGGCGGGCGCGATGCCGGTTGTATTAGGTTCAGGCTGGCCTGGTGTTCTGCTTCATGAGGCCGTAGGCCACGGCCTGGAAGGGGATTTTAACCGTAAGGAATCTTCGGTATTTAGCGGCAAGGTTGGTGAGAAAGTCACCTCTGAGCTTTGTACTATTGTTGATGACGGTACTTTGAAAGACCTACGCGGCTCTCTTAACATCGATGACGAAGGGGTAGTTGGTCAATACAACACCTTGATTGAAAACGGTGTCCTGAAAGGTTACATGCAGGATAAGCACAATGCACATCTTATGGGGGTTGCGCCTACAGGGAACGGCCGCCGTGAGTCTTACGCACACCTTCCTATGCCGCGAATGACCAACACCTATATGCTACCAGGGCAACATTCGCCAGAAGAAATTATCTCTACGGTAAAGAAAGGTCTTTATGCACCAAACTTTGGTGGTGGTCAGGTCGACATCACGTCGGGTAAATTCGTTTTTTCTGCTTCAGAGGCTTATTTGATTGAAAATGGCAAAATTACTCGCCCTGTTAAAGGAGCAACCTTGATTGGCTCAGGGATTGAAGCAATGCAGCAAGTTTCTATGGTTGGTAATGACCTCAGTATTGACCGAGGTGTCGGTGTGTGTGGCAAAGCAGGTCAGAGCGTTCCTGTCGGTGTTGGGCAGCCCACCTTGAAGCTTGATTCGCTTACCGTTGGTGGTACTGACTAG
- a CDS encoding carbon-nitrogen hydrolase family protein, giving the protein MERVGLIQMTSGPDEQENLAYIQQQVAKLAAAGAQLVLTPENSLVFGHRTDYHTIAEPLNQGMIQTDLAMVAKRHGVFLVIGSMPIRCENDVTTTSLVFSPQGELIAHYDKLHMFDVDVADSHQRYRESETFKPGVQIVSVDTPIAHLGLTICYDVRFPQLYSELAKRGANVMLVPAAFTAVTGKAHWEPLLRARAIETQSWVIAANQTGVHPCGRETWGHSMVISPWGEVVAKLNSEPQNLLVDIDLKRVSEIRKAMPTLNHTRFQNQLHV; this is encoded by the coding sequence ATGGAAAGAGTGGGACTGATTCAAATGACATCGGGGCCAGATGAACAGGAAAACCTGGCTTACATTCAACAGCAAGTGGCCAAGTTAGCCGCCGCTGGCGCTCAGTTGGTGCTCACGCCGGAAAATAGCTTAGTATTTGGTCATCGTACCGATTACCACACAATAGCGGAGCCATTAAATCAGGGAATGATTCAAACGGATCTGGCTATGGTAGCGAAACGACATGGGGTATTTCTAGTCATAGGAAGCATGCCAATTCGTTGTGAGAATGATGTGACCACGACCTCATTGGTCTTCAGTCCTCAAGGAGAGCTCATTGCACACTATGATAAGTTGCATATGTTTGATGTCGATGTTGCCGACTCTCATCAGCGTTATCGAGAATCCGAAACGTTCAAGCCAGGTGTGCAAATTGTGTCAGTCGATACGCCTATCGCTCATTTGGGCTTAACAATCTGCTATGATGTTCGTTTTCCACAGCTGTATAGTGAACTGGCGAAGCGGGGTGCAAATGTGATGCTGGTCCCCGCCGCATTTACGGCTGTTACAGGCAAAGCGCATTGGGAACCGTTACTAAGGGCAAGAGCAATAGAAACGCAAAGTTGGGTTATCGCGGCCAATCAAACTGGAGTTCATCCTTGTGGTCGAGAAACTTGGGGACACTCTATGGTAATCTCTCCATGGGGAGAAGTGGTCGCCAAACTCAATAGTGAACCGCAGAATCTGTTGGTCGATATTGACTTAAAACGAGTATCTGAAATCCGTAAGGCGATGCCTACTCTCAACCACACTCGGTTCCAAAACCAATTACATGTTTAA
- a CDS encoding TIGR02099 family protein, with amino-acid sequence MNTTVRRFTQVFIWLLVTVMVTLAIVITSLRITLPQLNHFQSAIQSWVNKGSELDFEIGQISGFWRNTHPSISLQNVRANTPESSGIHFSAQTVEVEFDLIQSLIDRRPVIADLSIHNLKLDISSIEWVQSGQKTAMQPQGEQKSVVQQLDQLLLRQLDSFSLVDSEILLQGVDGSKRELDIAKLFWQNKGRRHIADGEVSIAHSNLNSAQVKANFIDHGSLAEVSGEFYLAVDNVLVTPWLTKYLKSETGIEKGQVSLNSWVTLQHNKPTNAYVELEPSELTWKEGRKHELLIESGILQLEPKGEGWQVNAHSLALQTDGQPWPELDIAYQWQPEDWLLNISQLDLKVISPLVKLAPESKQTTQLLETLDLGGVVEDIRISMHGEELNSLNYSAQLTDGSMKQWELLPGVRHLAATISGDIHQAKASVTLIDDLLPYGEVFQAPLNIKQGQVDMVWQNHKDGWSLWADKVTAATPDLQVLGSFKLDFPNDKSPFLSFYAEADLYNAGETWRYLPALALGRDLTDYLSTAIQAGKVNTAKLLWYGELGDFPYHKNDGMFQAWVGLKQAKFSFDTAWPAITDLELDLLFQNDAMYLNSRNARLMDVSATRITGRIPELAPGGHIEIEASAVAQGNAVRDYMTASPLVDSVGAALTAVQVDGKVASSFQLNIPFSSDEEARAWGYAELDENQVTIETPPLKLENVSGRVEFDNDVVSAAGLSAQLLKQPVAIDFAGENAGQGYNVNIDVVGDWDLKPLTPYVGERWIGPLKGHAPWSMGVDIQLNDVGFTYQLDTSADLKMVSSQYPYPLNKDLYQLGKASMQASGNQESITARLQLPSLKYQAEIDIRPDTPVLKATNLILGKGSFKISPIAGHQVQIRTDKFDLEQWADLLSRSTSRASEAALNEVNTPEIPTPNRVELDVGELTLAGIEWNDVDFIAKRKNLGWHMSLESQEAAGEASYIEPYDLSVALDRLHVYIPALDAEYKDKTLFEAGKDQKELISHFERAFHEQVPNITLTIDDFWLQGYKVGQTHLDLQRQGDRIEWKKLSFQSGANKVDMNGSWLLTEDMSHTKFNIEMSGDNNSDVMERFGITSGIQQAPFEIDSKVEWDGSPWSMKVNTLQGHVSTKLGKGQISDVSGAARLLGLFSLDSIIRKMQLDFSDVFDNGMAFNSIKGSGEIKNGIFLTNDIKMDAVAGEMTIKGLANLNSRTVDAEVNFVPDITSGIPVLTAFAVTPQTALYVLAITTVISPVVEVFTQVNYEVKGPLDAPVVKELSRSKGEFKLPETLREKIE; translated from the coding sequence GTGAACACCACTGTTAGACGTTTCACCCAAGTATTCATATGGCTCTTGGTGACTGTGATGGTCACCTTAGCTATTGTCATCACCTCATTGCGTATTACTTTGCCCCAGCTCAATCATTTCCAAAGTGCTATCCAGAGCTGGGTCAATAAAGGATCAGAACTTGATTTCGAAATCGGTCAGATCAGTGGGTTCTGGCGTAATACCCACCCTTCGATATCACTGCAGAATGTGCGTGCGAATACGCCTGAAAGCAGTGGTATTCATTTTTCGGCACAAACAGTCGAAGTTGAATTTGACCTCATTCAATCACTGATTGATCGGCGTCCAGTGATTGCCGATTTGAGCATTCATAACCTGAAGCTGGACATCAGCTCCATAGAATGGGTGCAATCTGGGCAAAAAACGGCGATGCAGCCGCAAGGTGAGCAGAAGAGTGTTGTACAGCAGTTGGATCAGCTACTTTTACGTCAATTAGATAGCTTTTCGTTAGTGGATTCTGAAATTTTGCTGCAGGGAGTTGATGGCTCAAAACGTGAACTCGACATAGCGAAATTGTTCTGGCAAAACAAAGGTCGACGCCATATAGCAGACGGTGAGGTCAGCATTGCTCACAGTAACCTTAATTCTGCTCAGGTTAAAGCCAACTTTATTGACCATGGTTCTCTGGCTGAAGTCAGCGGTGAGTTCTATCTAGCAGTCGACAACGTTTTGGTCACACCTTGGCTGACAAAATACCTTAAATCTGAAACGGGTATTGAAAAAGGTCAGGTGAGTTTAAATAGCTGGGTTACTCTGCAACACAACAAACCAACCAATGCCTATGTCGAATTAGAACCTTCTGAGCTGACATGGAAAGAGGGGCGTAAGCATGAACTGCTGATTGAGTCGGGTATATTACAGCTTGAGCCTAAAGGCGAAGGTTGGCAAGTAAATGCTCACTCACTTGCTCTGCAAACGGATGGCCAGCCATGGCCTGAGTTGGATATTGCTTATCAGTGGCAACCTGAAGACTGGCTACTGAATATCTCTCAGCTTGACCTTAAAGTCATTTCCCCATTGGTTAAGTTGGCACCAGAGTCGAAGCAAACCACCCAGCTCCTAGAAACTTTAGACCTAGGCGGTGTCGTGGAAGATATACGAATTTCAATGCATGGTGAAGAACTGAACTCGCTCAACTATTCTGCGCAGCTGACTGATGGTTCAATGAAACAATGGGAATTATTACCCGGTGTCCGCCATCTTGCCGCGACAATATCAGGTGATATACATCAGGCTAAAGCAAGTGTGACCTTAATTGATGACCTATTACCTTATGGCGAAGTGTTTCAGGCACCATTGAACATTAAGCAGGGGCAAGTCGATATGGTGTGGCAGAATCACAAAGATGGGTGGAGCTTGTGGGCAGATAAAGTAACGGCCGCAACACCTGATCTTCAGGTGCTCGGCTCGTTCAAGCTCGATTTTCCGAATGATAAAAGCCCTTTTTTGTCCTTCTATGCGGAAGCCGATTTGTATAATGCAGGTGAAACGTGGCGCTATTTGCCCGCTTTAGCGCTCGGACGAGACCTAACCGATTATCTTTCTACGGCTATTCAAGCCGGGAAAGTCAATACCGCTAAATTGCTCTGGTATGGTGAACTAGGTGATTTTCCATACCATAAGAATGATGGCATGTTCCAGGCTTGGGTAGGCCTGAAACAAGCGAAGTTCAGTTTTGATACCGCTTGGCCTGCCATCACGGATTTGGAGTTAGATTTACTGTTCCAAAATGATGCAATGTACCTTAACTCACGTAATGCAAGGTTAATGGACGTGAGTGCGACTCGAATTACAGGCCGTATACCTGAGTTAGCACCGGGCGGACATATTGAAATTGAAGCGAGTGCGGTCGCGCAGGGTAATGCTGTGCGTGACTACATGACGGCCTCACCATTGGTTGATTCTGTGGGCGCTGCGTTAACAGCGGTACAGGTTGATGGCAAAGTAGCATCCAGTTTCCAACTGAATATACCGTTTAGTTCTGATGAGGAAGCTCGTGCTTGGGGGTACGCTGAACTGGATGAAAATCAGGTCACCATCGAAACCCCACCACTGAAACTGGAGAACGTGTCTGGCCGAGTCGAGTTTGATAATGATGTCGTCAGCGCAGCCGGTTTGTCAGCGCAATTATTAAAGCAGCCTGTTGCCATTGATTTTGCTGGTGAGAATGCCGGTCAAGGTTACAACGTCAATATTGATGTTGTCGGTGACTGGGATTTGAAACCGCTAACACCTTATGTCGGTGAGCGCTGGATTGGGCCTTTAAAGGGGCATGCCCCGTGGAGTATGGGAGTCGATATTCAGCTGAATGATGTTGGATTTACTTACCAACTTGATACCAGTGCGGACCTTAAGATGGTGAGCAGTCAGTACCCTTATCCACTGAATAAAGACTTATATCAACTGGGGAAAGCCAGTATGCAGGCATCTGGCAATCAGGAAAGCATTACCGCTCGCTTACAGTTGCCTAGTTTGAAGTATCAAGCAGAAATTGATATTCGGCCTGACACACCTGTTTTAAAAGCGACAAATCTGATTTTAGGTAAAGGCAGTTTTAAAATTAGCCCAATAGCCGGTCATCAGGTTCAAATACGCACAGACAAGTTTGATCTTGAACAGTGGGCGGATCTGCTTTCTCGTTCTACATCAAGAGCGAGTGAGGCGGCTCTTAATGAGGTGAACACGCCGGAGATACCAACACCCAATCGAGTGGAATTGGATGTGGGGGAGCTGACCTTAGCGGGCATTGAATGGAATGATGTCGACTTTATTGCCAAACGTAAAAACCTTGGCTGGCATATGAGTCTTGAGAGTCAGGAGGCCGCGGGTGAGGCGAGCTACATTGAACCTTATGATCTCTCCGTAGCGCTCGACAGGCTACATGTGTACATTCCCGCTTTAGATGCCGAATACAAAGACAAGACCTTGTTTGAAGCGGGGAAAGATCAGAAAGAGCTAATCAGTCATTTTGAACGCGCTTTCCATGAGCAAGTTCCCAACATAACACTGACAATCGATGATTTTTGGTTGCAAGGTTATAAAGTCGGGCAAACGCACCTAGACCTCCAACGTCAAGGCGACCGAATCGAGTGGAAAAAGCTCTCTTTCCAAAGTGGTGCGAACAAGGTGGATATGAATGGTTCGTGGCTGCTTACGGAGGACATGAGTCATACTAAGTTCAATATCGAGATGTCTGGTGACAACAATAGTGATGTAATGGAACGCTTTGGAATTACTTCAGGCATTCAACAGGCACCGTTTGAGATAGACTCTAAAGTCGAGTGGGATGGCTCCCCTTGGTCGATGAAGGTAAACACATTGCAAGGGCATGTTTCGACTAAGCTAGGTAAAGGTCAAATCTCAGATGTCAGTGGGGCAGCACGCCTACTTGGTCTGTTTAGCTTAGATTCTATCATCCGAAAAATGCAGCTCGACTTTAGCGACGTCTTTGATAACGGGATGGCCTTCAATTCGATTAAAGGTAGCGGTGAGATTAAAAATGGTATCTTCCTTACCAATGATATAAAGATGGATGCGGTGGCGGGTGAGATGACAATCAAAGGGTTGGCTAACCTTAACTCACGTACTGTAGACGCAGAGGTGAACTTTGTTCCTGATATTACGTCGGGTATCCCTGTACTGACGGCGTTTGCAGTGACACCGCAAACAGCACTATATGTGCTTGCTATTACCACGGTTATTTCACCAGTTGTAGAGGTCTTTACTCAAGTCAATTATGAAGTGAAAGGGCCATTGGATGCGCCTGTCGTTAAAGAGCTATCACGGAGTAAAGGCGAGTTTAAGCTGCCAGAAACGTTACGCGAAAAAATTGAATAA
- a CDS encoding Maf-like protein, giving the protein MKKLVLASGSPRRKELLSQLGYSFTVIRTDVEETQADQETPVQYVSRLSLDKAMAGVEAESDSVVLGSDTIVVCDGTVLEKPESLEQAKQMLMRLSGRAHQVMTAVTVATIEQQETVVVTTDVWFKPLSENEIEQYWHTGEPCDKAGSYGIQGIGGRFVTRIEGSYHAVVGLPLFETDQLLHKFL; this is encoded by the coding sequence ATGAAAAAACTGGTGTTAGCATCAGGCTCTCCGAGACGGAAAGAATTGCTGTCACAACTGGGCTATTCATTTACTGTCATTCGCACCGATGTTGAAGAAACGCAGGCCGATCAAGAGACGCCCGTTCAGTATGTATCACGCCTTTCTTTAGATAAAGCGATGGCTGGCGTAGAGGCTGAGAGTGATTCCGTCGTGCTTGGTTCAGACACGATCGTGGTCTGCGATGGTACGGTTCTGGAAAAACCAGAGAGTTTGGAACAGGCTAAACAGATGTTGATGCGACTTTCAGGTCGTGCTCATCAGGTAATGACGGCAGTGACCGTTGCAACCATAGAACAACAAGAGACTGTAGTGGTGACTACAGACGTTTGGTTTAAACCTTTGTCCGAAAATGAAATAGAGCAATACTGGCATACTGGTGAACCATGCGATAAGGCTGGTAGCTATGGGATCCAAGGGATTGGCGGACGTTTCGTTACGCGTATTGAAGGCAGTTATCACGCTGTGGTGGGGCTGCCATTATTCGAAACAGACCAGCTCTTGCACAAATTCTTATAA
- the mreD gene encoding rod shape-determining protein MreD, translating to MANSVFKGKMVIVVSFLIALTLQTIPWPGVLDVLRPSWLFLVICYWVLALPHRVNVGTALVLGLLWDLLLGSTLGIRGMMMSIVVYLVALNFLVLRNMALWQQAMLIGVLSMILDVLIFSGEYLIQDITFNLLSLWSGLINCILWPWLFLLMRRVRRHWHIR from the coding sequence ATGGCAAATAGTGTATTCAAAGGCAAGATGGTCATTGTCGTCTCGTTTTTAATTGCCTTAACACTGCAGACGATTCCATGGCCTGGTGTATTGGATGTATTGCGACCGTCTTGGTTGTTTCTGGTGATTTGTTACTGGGTACTTGCATTACCTCATCGAGTTAACGTTGGCACAGCTTTGGTGCTCGGTCTGTTGTGGGACTTACTGCTAGGTTCAACATTAGGTATCCGCGGTATGATGATGTCAATTGTGGTGTACCTCGTCGCACTTAATTTCCTCGTCCTACGCAATATGGCACTTTGGCAGCAAGCGATGCTGATTGGAGTGCTTTCCATGATTCTCGACGTCTTGATCTTTTCGGGTGAGTATTTGATACAGGACATAACGTTTAATCTGCTGTCACTTTGGAGCGGATTAATCAACTGTATTCTCTGGCCATGGCTATTCCTATTGATGCGTAGAGTAAGACGACACTGGCATATAAGGTAA
- the mreC gene encoding rod shape-determining protein MreC, whose translation MKPIFGRGPSLQLRLFFAVIISASLMLADSRLGAFAQVRYLLNSVVAPIQYLADVPRTMFDGAYERFNIRKDFMESNHQLKREILRLKNDMLLLDQYREENQRLRKLLGSSFVRDERKVVTEVMAVDTSPYRQQVVIDKGQIDGVYVGQPVANEKGIVGQVTFVSAHNSRVLLLTDSQSAIPVQVIRNDIRVIASGNSKIDRINLDHIPISLDIQEGDLLVTSGLGGVYPEGYPVAHVVDVLRDTAREFAAIEAEPVVDFERLRYLLLIWPNDSRQNKIQQALPDNMQEVTGNGK comes from the coding sequence ATGAAGCCTATTTTTGGCCGAGGACCTTCACTTCAGCTACGCCTGTTTTTCGCAGTCATTATATCAGCCAGCCTTATGCTGGCTGATAGTCGTTTAGGCGCATTTGCACAGGTACGCTACTTGCTCAACAGCGTAGTTGCCCCTATTCAGTATCTCGCTGATGTTCCTCGTACTATGTTTGACGGGGCTTATGAACGGTTCAACATTCGCAAAGACTTTATGGAGAGTAATCACCAGCTTAAACGCGAAATTTTGCGTCTTAAAAACGACATGCTGCTTTTGGATCAGTACCGTGAAGAAAACCAGCGTCTTCGAAAGTTACTGGGCTCTTCGTTTGTGCGGGATGAGCGTAAGGTCGTTACTGAGGTTATGGCAGTGGATACGTCCCCCTATCGCCAACAGGTTGTCATCGACAAAGGCCAGATAGATGGTGTTTATGTCGGTCAACCCGTAGCTAACGAAAAAGGCATTGTTGGTCAGGTGACATTTGTATCAGCGCACAATAGCAGAGTGTTGTTACTGACTGATAGCCAGAGCGCAATTCCAGTTCAGGTGATACGTAACGATATTCGAGTTATTGCGTCAGGTAATAGCAAAATTGACCGAATTAACTTAGATCACATCCCGATTAGCCTAGATATTCAGGAAGGTGATTTATTGGTGACTTCTGGGTTAGGGGGCGTGTATCCAGAGGGATATCCTGTGGCTCATGTCGTCGATGTGCTGCGTGATACGGCACGAGAGTTTGCCGCTATTGAAGCGGAACCCGTAGTAGACTTTGAACGTCTACGCTATCTATTGTTGATCTGGCCAAATGACTCACGTCAGAACAAAATCCAACAGGCATTACCGGACAATATGCAAGAGGTAACAGGTAATGGCAAATAG